A single genomic interval of Macadamia integrifolia cultivar HAES 741 chromosome 6, SCU_Mint_v3, whole genome shotgun sequence harbors:
- the LOC122082751 gene encoding UDP-glucuronate 4-epimerase 3-like, producing the protein MSQLKPISHLDNIPSTPGKFKMDKSSYIHRVRWHSSLTKLAFWSFLFLGLILIFFFRSPPPSPSTEPFRRSLGTSNWGGPAWEKRVRSSARVRSRNGISVLVTGGAGFVGTHVSAALKRRGDGVLGLDNFNDYYEPTLKRARQALLERTGVFVVEGDINDSALLRKLFDIVAFTHVMHLAAQAGVRYAMQNPGSYVHSNIAGLVNLLEVCKSANPQPAIVWASSSSVYGLNSKVPFSERDRTDQPASLYAATKKAGEEIAHTYNHIYGLSLTGLRFFTVYGPWGRPDMAYFFFTKDILKGRQISIFEAPNHGTVARDFTYIDDIVKGCLASLDTAEKSTGSGGKKRGPAQLRVFNLGNTSPVPVTDLVSILEKLLKVKAKRVMLKMPRNGDVQFTHANITLAQRELGYKPTTDLQTGLKKFVRWYTRYYSSSGKTAFG; encoded by the coding sequence ATGTCGCAGTTGAAGCCGATTTCCCATCTCGATAACATTCCTTCGACGCCTGGCAAGTTCAAGATGGACAAATCGTCTTACATTCATAGGGTCCGGTGGCATTCTTCGCTAACAAAGCTTGCCTTCTggtcctttctttttcttggcctaatcctcatcttcttcttccgatctcctcctccttctccatcGACTGAACCTTTTCGCCGATCTCTTGGTACCTCCAACTGGGGCGGCCCAGCTTGGGAGAAGCGTGTCCGCTCCTCTGCCCGTGTTCGCTCACGGAACGGCATTTCTGTACTAGTCACTGGGGGTGCAGGATTCGTTGGTACCCATGTGTCAGCCGCATTGAAGCGCCGTGGCGATGGCGTCCTTGGCCTTGACAATTTCAATGACTACTATGAACCAACACTGAAGCGAGCCCGCCAGGCCCTCCTTGAGCGCACAGGAGTGTTTGTTGTTGAGGGAGATATCAACGATTCGGCTCTGCTTCGCAAACTGTTTGATATCGTCGCATTCACCCACGTCATGCACCTTGCGGCTCAGGCAGGCGTAAGGTACGCAATGCAGAATCCAGGTTCCTATGTCCACAGCAACATTGCCGGGCTCGTTAATTTGCTTGAGGTCTGCAAGTCTGCCAATCCACAACCTGCAATCGTCTGGGCTTCATCGAGTTCGGTTTATGGCCTCAATTCCAAGGTGCCATTTTCAGAAAGAGACCGAACCGACCAGCCTGCTAGCCTCTATGCCGCTACTAAGAAGGCTGGCGAAGAGATTGCCCACACCTACAATCACATCTATGGCCTTTCGCTTACCGGGTTGCGCTTCTTCACGGTTTATGGTCCTTGGGGTCGACCTGACATGGCGTATTTCTTCTTTACCAAAGATATTCTCAAGGGGAGGCAGATTTCAATCTTTGAGGCACCTAACCATGGGACGGTTGCGAGGGACTTCACTTACATCGATGACATAGTGAAGGGATGCTTGGCATCGTTGGACACCGCCGAGAAGAGCACTGGCAGTGGTGGAAAGAAGAGGGGGCCTGCACAATTACGCGTCTTCAATCTAGGAAACACTTCACCGGTGCCCGTCACCGATCTCGTGAGCATATTGGAGAAGTTGTTGAAGGTTAAGGCTAAACGGGTGATGTTGAAGATGCCTAGGAATGGAGATGTGCAGTTCACTCATGCGAACATTACTTTGGCACAAAGGGAGCTTGGCTACAAGCCTACGACGGATCTGCAGACTGGGTTGAAGAAGTTCGTCCGGTGGTACACTAGGTATTATTCAAGTTCTGGGAAGACGGCTTTTGGGTAA